The Arachis hypogaea cultivar Tifrunner chromosome 19, arahy.Tifrunner.gnm2.J5K5, whole genome shotgun sequence genome has a window encoding:
- the LOC112778410 gene encoding uncharacterized protein — protein sequence MASTQANASENPTNIPASQSGSTTGIASKRKVSKNNLGSRTDVGWEHGISIGEDGKKIQCKYYQKFFSEGVYRLKHQLAGTQKDVGACTAVSNEVKKQMWDVVNELQVNLMKKTSMGGCYIPIWDIIDARWDNQLHRPLHAAGYYLNPQIHYSSGFKIAYELKKQFYACMERMTRNSDLITKMDVQLEDFKTRKEFFDSKVAQNAIYTKTPAQWWDSYGDQHPELQQFAIRVLNLTCSSSGCERSHKRRNRLKAKTMNDIVFVMTNLRLAKKKQIRRSFDYDCSLDELDSDEEWIVADEDGEEEDLDALIPDPDLNDEASGNRVIGASKDPLAISYLDDDEFEELLQGPLPPAPDNDEDGNAKVCETPNFD from the exons ATGGCATCGACTCAAGCTAATGCAAGTGAAAATCCAACTAATATTCCAGCTTCTCAATCAGGAAGTACAACTGGAATTGCTAGTAAAAGAAAAGTTTCTAAGAATAATCTTGGGAGTAGAACTGATGTAGGATGGGAGCACGGGATATCTATTGGAGAAGATGGAAAGAAGATACAATGTAAATactatcaaaaatttttttcagaaGGAGTTTATAGATTGAAACACCAGTTAGCAGGAACTCAAAAAGATGTTGGGGCTTGTACAGCTGTTAGTAATGAAGTTAAGAAGCAAATGTGGGATGTTGTGAATGAGTTGcaagtgaatttgatgaagaaaacAAGCATGGGTGGGTG ttaTATACCTATTTGGGATATTATTGATGCAAGATGGGACAACCAACTTCATAGGCCATTGCATGCTGCAGGCTATTATTTGAATCCTCAAATTCATTATAGCTCTGGTTTTAAAATTGCTTATGAGCTTAAGAAGCAGTTTTATGCTTGTATGgaaaggatgacaagaaattcAGATTTAATCACTAAGATGGATGTTCAACTTGAAGATTTTAAGACTCGAAAAGAATTTTTTGATAGTAAAGTAGCTCAAAATGCAATTTATACTAAAACTCCAGCTCAATGGTGGGATTCTTATGGAGATCAGCATCCAGAGCTCCAACAATTTGCAATTCGTGTCTTGAATTTGACATGTAGTTCATCTGGATGTGAGC GTTCACACAAAAGGAGAAACCGTTTAAAAGCTAAAACCATGAATGATATTGTGTTTGTGATGACAAACTTAAGATTAGCAAAGAAAAAACAAATTAGAAGAAGTTTTGATTATGACTGTAGTCTTGATGAGTTAGACTCTGATGAAGAGTGGATTGTTGCTGAcgaagatggagaagaagaagatttagaTGCTCTAATTCCAGATCCTGATTTAAATGATGAAGCAAGTGGTAATAGAGTTATTGGTGCCTCTAAGGATCCTTTGGCAATTTCTTatcttgatgatgatgagtttgaAGAACTTCTCCAAGGACCTCTTCCTCCTGCTCCTGATAATGATGAAGATGGTAATGCAAAAGTTTGTGAAACTCCTAATTTTGACTGA